TGATGCATTTACAACGTATCTACCGTTAGCACCTACAACTTTTTCGCCATTTAAATAAGTAAAGTCTGTACCTCTAAGGACACCATAAGCTTCACCTACAGCAGCATTAAGAGTTACACCTTGACCAAATGAACTTAATCTAAGGTTTTCAATTCCGTCAACTAACTTAGTAACTTTATTTTCGTTTTTAGACCAGTTTACAAATACATCCCATTGGAAGTTTTTTGATTTAAATGGTGTAACGTTAAATTGAACCTCAATACCTTTATTCTCTACAGTTGCTGCATTGATATATCTAGCACTGTTTCCAGTAGATGTAGAATAAGGAACTGAAATTGCTTCTCCATCATTTACGTTTTTGTATGCACTTACTTCAAAACCAATTCTTCTGTTTAAAAATTGCATTTCCAAACCAATTTCTTGAGTGTTTGTTTTTACAGCTTTTAAGTTAGGGTTGTTTTTTGTAGAAGCAACTGAATATTGTTGATTTGTTCCAAATGGGTCATTTTTGATATAAGTATCTACTAATGATTGATTTGGTGTACCAAGTGGAGATTCAGAATATCCAGCTCTAATTTTACCAAAACTTAACCATGGTTGGTTAACGTGATTTGTGAAAACATATGATCCAGATGCTGAATACGTATTAATTGCATTTTCGTTTTGTGGTAAAGTAGAGAAAGCATCTCTTCTTACGGTTGCATCTAAAAATGCAAAGTCTTTATATCCAAAAGATGTTGATGCGTAGTAACTATTGATTCCTTGGTTTACTTCTGATTCTACTGGAAATGGAACACCAGCAACAGAATTAGATAAACTGAAAAGATCTGGAACAATAAGTCCACCTTGAGTTGAGTTCAATGTAGAAACAACTCTAGTTTTTCTTGATGTACCTCCGGCAACTCCGTTGAAGCTAATGTCTTCTGAGATGTCTTTTTTGAAAGTCAAGATAAAGTCATAATTTTGTTCAGAGAAGTTTCTCATGTATTTTTGGTACCCAGAAGTTTCTGCTAATCTGTTAATACCAAAATCACCTGCAATAGATCCGAAAGCTCTTCTTTCTTCACGTAATTCACTGTATGAATCGGTAGAGATTTTACCTGTAGCAGTTAACCAGTCTGTTAGTTTATAGTCTAATTTACCGTAACCTAAGAATCTGTTTCTTTCATCTGATTGGAAGTTTTTATTTCTAATGAAATATGGATTATCCCAATAGATTTGTGTTAAATCTGAAGGATCAGAATAGTTCCAGTTGATGTTTTGTCCACCAGATCTTTCGTAAACTTGTTTCAATTCTTGAACATCAACGTTAGTTTGCCACCATTGACGGAAGTTAGACATAATGTTTTCATTATATCCTGTTGAGTTTCTACCTACAGTTGATTGAGTGTTGTAGTTAGCAAATGCACTTACAGATAATTTATCTGAAAATATGTGGTTTACTTTAACGCTCATACTATTTTTTTTCATATCACTATTTGGTAAAATACCAGTTTGTTTTGAATTAGTAAAGTTCAAAACAAAATTTGTAGTGTCATTTCCGTCTTCTAACGATACAGAGTTGTTAAAAGAAGTTGCTGTTTGAAAAAATGTTGTAGGATCATTTTTTGCAGCTACCCAAGGAGTAGCTTTTTGATAGCTATCAGACCATGGAGTAAATGCATTCCAATTGTATACTAGTAAGTTAGGGTTGAAAGCCGCTCCGTAAGAAGCATCTTCAGAAGTTGGTACAACTAAGTCTTCAACACCGTCACCATCAATATCTCTTGA
The Flavobacterium sp. WC2421 genome window above contains:
- a CDS encoding SusC/RagA family TonB-linked outer membrane protein — encoded protein: MKLKFNGILVLLVVLMAQLTFAQERAVTGVVSDNTGMPLPGVSVLVKGTKNGAQTDFDGKYTIKASSSQILIFSYIGMKTQELKATSSTVNVKLESTAMELEGVVVTALGIKREKKSLGYATQEIKAEDLTAGAGSGNFINELSGKVAGVNIKRNNNFGGSSSIVSRGVKSLTGNNEMLIVIDGMPINNSNINSNTASQTTGAGNTYDYGNAAMDINPEDIESVNILKGAAASALYGYLGGNGVVMITTKKGRTKKGLGVTVSSEFVAGTIDKSTFVKYQDKYGAGYGPYYEDASGYFLSRDIDGDGVEDLVVPTSEDASYGAAFNPNLLVYNWNAFTPWSDSYQKATPWVAAKNDPTTFFQTATSFNNSVSLEDGNDTTNFVLNFTNSKQTGILPNSDMKKNSMSVKVNHIFSDKLSVSAFANYNTQSTVGRNSTGYNENIMSNFRQWWQTNVDVQELKQVYERSGGQNINWNYSDPSDLTQIYWDNPYFIRNKNFQSDERNRFLGYGKLDYKLTDWLTATGKISTDSYSELREERRAFGSIAGDFGINRLAETSGYQKYMRNFSEQNYDFILTFKKDISEDISFNGVAGGTSRKTRVVSTLNSTQGGLIVPDLFSLSNSVAGVPFPVESEVNQGINSYYASTSFGYKDFAFLDATVRRDAFSTLPQNENAINTYSASGSYVFTNHVNQPWLSFGKIRAGYSESPLGTPNQSLVDTYIKNDPFGTNQQYSVASTKNNPNLKAVKTNTQEIGLEMQFLNRRIGFEVSAYKNVNDGEAISVPYSTSTGNSARYINAATVENKGIEVQFNVTPFKSKNFQWDVFVNWSKNENKVTKLVDGIENLRLSSFGQGVTLNAAVGEAYGVLRGTDFTYLNGEKVVGANGRYVVNASANNVIGDVNPDWIGGVRNKFTYKNLSLGFLIDMKQGGDIFSLDQAYGLATGLYDVTAGNNELGNPIRNTIANGGGVILPGVQADGTPNTVRTISPDQYGNVSGYRRAPNKAFVYDASFVKLREVNITYSLPTTIVKRMNLQEMKFSIVGSNLWIISKNLPYADPESGLSANSNSAGYSIGSLPSTRNIGCNVTFKF